A single window of Hyla sarda isolate aHylSar1 chromosome 2, aHylSar1.hap1, whole genome shotgun sequence DNA harbors:
- the FAM167B gene encoding protein FAM167B, which produces MSFSPVIFNELCEDEENDTAPDLESVKALTARLKLQTRRPSYQEWTQRVQARPWAKSRTVVQEKHSSNEGQSTPKNSICGFSSIDEALQWLRKELQEMQASDHLLARQLMLLRSRISQFKIQQTCERHKEMLDDATFDLEGCDEDSDLLCNIPPRAAFSLSTPLKHIGVTRMNINSRRFSLC; this is translated from the exons ATGTCTTTTAGCCCAGTTATATTCAATGAGCTGTGTGAAGATGAGGAGAACGATACAGCTCCTGATTTAGAGTCTGTTAAAGCCCTGACAGCCAGACTGAAGCTTCAGACCCGCCGACCATCATACCAGGAATGGACACAGAGAGTACAAGCACGACCATGGGCAAAAAGTCGAACCGTTGTCCAAGAGAAACACTCTTCCAATGAAGGGCAAAGCACCCCCAAAAACAGCatatgtgggttcagctccatagATGAAGCTTTACAATGGCTTAGAAAAGAATTG CAGGAGATGCAGGCTTCAGACCATCTTCTAGCACGACAGCTAATGCTATTACGTTCCCGAATTTCGCAGTTCAAAATACAGCAGACCTGCGAGAGGCATAAGGAGATGCTAGACGATGCTACTTTTGACCTAGAGGGTTGTGATGAAGACTCTGATTTACTCTGCAACATCCCGCCACGAGCTGCCTTCTCTCTTTCAACTCCCCTTAAACACATTGGGGTTACGCGCATGAATATTAACTCTCGCAGATTTTCACTGTGCTAA